In the genome of Treponema sp. J25, one region contains:
- a CDS encoding PilZ domain-containing protein translates to MVNKRAFPRYPTIAQARLKNLLQGEAFVKDLSITGCRLEFSAAIALSVGEIHEIEIIPEGQANVEPFELTAEVRWSLASYDSFEVGFYILRSPRGKSFFHYLDYLAWKQNHPSSAGAS, encoded by the coding sequence ATGGTGAATAAACGGGCCTTTCCACGATATCCTACGATAGCCCAGGCACGGCTTAAGAATCTTCTGCAGGGCGAAGCCTTCGTAAAGGATCTTTCCATTACCGGGTGTAGACTGGAATTTAGCGCCGCCATAGCCCTTTCGGTAGGAGAAATCCACGAAATAGAGATCATTCCCGAAGGCCAGGCAAACGTTGAGCCCTTTGAACTTACCGCCGAAGTTCGCTGGTCCCTGGCAAGTTACGACTCCTTTGAGGTAGGGTTCTACATTCTCCGCTCTCCCCGGGGAAAAAGCTTTTTCCACTACCTGGATTATCTTGCCTGGAAACAAAATCACCCGAGTTCTGCGGGAGCATCCTAA
- a CDS encoding XRE family transcriptional regulator: protein MDRESNPGKRIRKIRETNAISREDLAERSHIPVELLKKIEEEDYLPDLAPLVKIARALGVRLGTLLDDYEELGPVVCKKGSSEEVFRFTARNAQSPEGLVFNALAAHKAGRAMEPFLVEVRKDANPALSSHEGEEFLYVLEGAIKVEYGTTAYNLEQGDSIYYESIVPHRVIAQGGTARILAVLYTPH, encoded by the coding sequence ATGGATCGTGAAAGTAATCCGGGTAAACGGATACGAAAAATTCGAGAAACCAACGCAATTTCCCGGGAAGACCTGGCCGAACGGAGCCATATTCCGGTGGAATTGCTTAAGAAAATAGAGGAAGAAGACTATCTCCCCGACCTGGCCCCTCTTGTAAAAATCGCCCGGGCCCTGGGGGTTCGCCTGGGTACCTTGCTGGATGATTATGAAGAACTGGGACCCGTGGTCTGTAAAAAGGGAAGTTCCGAAGAGGTATTTCGGTTTACCGCTCGAAACGCCCAGAGTCCTGAGGGCCTTGTTTTTAATGCCCTTGCGGCCCATAAGGCGGGTCGGGCCATGGAACCCTTCCTTGTGGAAGTGCGGAAAGATGCCAATCCGGCCCTCTCGAGCCACGAAGGGGAGGAGTTCCTCTACGTTCTCGAAGGAGCCATAAAGGTAGAGTACGGTACCACCGCGTACAATCTTGAACAGGGGGACTCCATCTATTATGAATCTATCGTTCCCCATCGAGTCATAGCCCAGGGAGGAACCGCTCGTATCCTGGCGGTGCTCTACACGCCCCATTAA
- a CDS encoding AMP-binding protein codes for MELLEKTLGEMLREQARRYPHRDFIVYSDRDLHFTYKEFDERVDRLARALLALGLRKGEHLGIWATNVPDWNTFLFACARIGVVLVTINTNYKLHELEYLVRQADLRALVIIDGYRDSDYVQMVYELVPELKSCERGYLRSQRFPELRYVIYLGQEKHRGMYSLPELFLLGSHVANAELARAEAACQASDVVNMQYTSGTTGFPKGVMLTHRNILNNGLAIGDCQRFTEQDIVCLPVPLFHCFGLVLGMMAVLTHGAAAAILETFDPLMVLATVQKEKCTALYGVPTMFIAELNHPMFSLFDLRSLRTGIMAGAPCPMEIMKRVMNEMHATEITIAYGLTEASPVMTQTRVDDPIEVKVGTVGRELPGIEVTVRDPHTNQECPVGVPGELCCRGYNVMKGYYKNPEATAQAIDAEGWLHSGDLGVKDPDGNFRVTGRIKDMIIRGGENIYPKEIEEFLYTMPGIQDVQVVGIASEKYGEEVGAFIIKKQGATITEADVQDFCRGKISRFKIPKYVFFVDSFPMTANGKIQKYKLREIGTARVRELGIAT; via the coding sequence ATGGAACTATTGGAAAAAACCCTGGGGGAGATGCTCCGCGAACAGGCCAGGCGATATCCCCATCGTGATTTTATCGTGTATTCAGATAGGGACCTTCATTTTACCTATAAAGAGTTTGATGAGCGGGTCGATCGTCTTGCCAGAGCCCTCTTGGCCCTGGGATTACGCAAGGGGGAACACCTGGGTATCTGGGCCACCAATGTGCCCGATTGGAACACCTTTCTTTTTGCCTGTGCCCGGATAGGGGTGGTGCTTGTTACCATCAACACAAATTATAAACTCCATGAACTGGAATACCTGGTGCGCCAGGCGGATCTCCGGGCCCTGGTTATTATTGATGGGTACCGGGACTCGGATTATGTCCAGATGGTCTACGAACTGGTGCCAGAACTTAAAAGCTGTGAACGGGGCTACCTGCGTTCTCAGCGGTTTCCTGAATTGCGCTATGTGATATATCTGGGACAGGAAAAGCATCGGGGTATGTATTCCTTGCCGGAATTGTTTCTTTTAGGGAGTCATGTGGCCAATGCAGAACTGGCCAGAGCGGAGGCGGCCTGCCAGGCCAGCGATGTGGTGAACATGCAGTACACCTCAGGGACCACGGGCTTTCCGAAGGGGGTTATGCTGACCCATCGGAATATTCTGAACAATGGCCTTGCCATTGGAGATTGCCAGCGTTTTACCGAACAGGATATCGTGTGCCTGCCGGTGCCCCTCTTCCATTGTTTTGGACTTGTCCTGGGGATGATGGCGGTGCTCACCCATGGAGCTGCGGCGGCGATCCTTGAAACCTTTGATCCCCTCATGGTGCTTGCCACGGTTCAAAAAGAAAAATGTACCGCCCTGTATGGAGTTCCGACGATGTTTATTGCGGAACTCAACCACCCCATGTTTTCCCTCTTCGATCTCCGAAGTCTGCGGACGGGGATTATGGCAGGCGCTCCCTGTCCCATGGAAATCATGAAACGGGTGATGAACGAGATGCATGCCACGGAAATCACCATCGCCTATGGGCTGACGGAAGCTTCGCCGGTCATGACCCAGACCCGGGTAGATGATCCTATCGAAGTAAAGGTGGGAACCGTCGGGCGGGAACTCCCGGGCATAGAGGTAACCGTCCGGGATCCCCACACGAACCAGGAGTGCCCTGTGGGAGTCCCGGGAGAACTCTGTTGCCGGGGCTACAATGTGATGAAGGGCTACTACAAGAATCCCGAAGCCACCGCCCAGGCAATCGATGCAGAGGGGTGGCTCCATTCGGGAGACCTGGGAGTGAAAGATCCGGACGGAAACTTCCGGGTAACGGGCCGCATTAAAGACATGATTATCCGGGGAGGGGAAAACATCTATCCCAAGGAGATAGAAGAATTCCTGTATACCATGCCGGGTATTCAGGATGTGCAGGTGGTAGGCATCGCCAGTGAAAAATACGGCGAAGAAGTAGGGGCCTTTATTATCAAAAAGCAGGGAGCCACCATTACCGAAGCGGACGTCCAGGATTTTTGTCGGGGCAAAATCAGCCGATTCAAAATTCCCAAGTATGTGTTCTTTGTGGATTCCTTCCCCATGACCGCCAACGGTAAAATTCAAAAGTATAAACTGAGGGAAATCGGTACTGCCCGGGTGCGGGAACTGGGTATTGCCACCTAG
- a CDS encoding uracil-xanthine permease family protein — MGEKRINGKTVILGLQHTFVMFGATVLVPILTGLDIGVTLFAAGIGTLLFHVITGFQVPVFLGSSFAFIPGIVAVGASEGLPYALGGIVIAGLLYVVVAIIFKFFSVELLHKILPPHVTGPMIILIGLILAPVAIQNANGTNSEALKQLIGENGCWALALFTFAVGVFVKIVFPKLGWKFTANLPVLIALAAGYLLSIALGLVDFSKVSAAPWIGIPAFSLPKFSLSAISVMVPIAIVTMVEHFGDILAIGNVVGKDFIAKPGIYRTLIGDGLATSVAALIGGPANTTYSENTGAVALTGAFDPVIMRIAAFFAILLSLVPKFTALIGTIPAPVIGGISILLFGMISSIGIKNMIDARVNMSNPKALIITATMLVLGLGGASFNLGPVHLSGLGLSAIFGIVLNLILVHKDAAELEEKQ, encoded by the coding sequence ATGGGAGAAAAACGAATAAACGGTAAAACGGTGATCCTGGGGCTCCAGCATACCTTTGTTATGTTTGGGGCTACCGTCCTGGTTCCCATTCTTACGGGATTGGATATTGGGGTAACCCTCTTTGCGGCGGGGATCGGAACGCTCCTGTTTCATGTGATAACAGGGTTCCAGGTCCCCGTTTTTTTAGGGAGTTCCTTTGCCTTTATCCCGGGCATTGTGGCGGTGGGGGCCTCCGAAGGACTTCCCTATGCGCTGGGGGGCATCGTTATTGCGGGGCTCCTGTATGTGGTGGTGGCCATCATCTTTAAGTTCTTTTCGGTGGAGCTGTTGCACAAAATTCTTCCTCCCCATGTCACGGGCCCGATGATAATCCTCATTGGTCTTATCCTTGCCCCCGTGGCAATCCAGAATGCCAATGGGACCAATTCAGAGGCCCTTAAGCAATTGATTGGTGAAAATGGTTGTTGGGCCCTGGCCCTTTTTACCTTTGCGGTGGGTGTTTTTGTAAAGATTGTGTTCCCTAAGCTGGGCTGGAAATTTACGGCGAACCTGCCCGTGCTTATTGCCCTCGCAGCGGGGTATCTTCTTTCGATTGCCCTGGGGTTGGTGGATTTTTCCAAGGTTTCTGCGGCTCCCTGGATTGGGATTCCTGCCTTTAGCCTGCCCAAATTTTCCCTCTCGGCTATCTCAGTGATGGTCCCCATCGCCATCGTAACAATGGTTGAACATTTTGGGGATATCCTGGCTATCGGTAATGTGGTGGGCAAAGACTTTATTGCTAAACCGGGGATCTACCGGACCTTAATCGGCGATGGTCTTGCCACCTCTGTGGCGGCCCTCATCGGGGGACCCGCCAACACCACCTATTCTGAGAATACCGGCGCGGTGGCCCTTACGGGCGCATTCGACCCGGTTATCATGCGGATTGCGGCATTTTTTGCGATCCTCCTTTCGTTGGTTCCCAAATTTACTGCCCTCATTGGCACTATCCCAGCGCCGGTAATCGGGGGAATTTCGATTCTGCTTTTTGGTATGATTTCTTCTATTGGTATTAAAAACATGATCGACGCCCGGGTAAACATGTCTAATCCTAAGGCGCTCATTATCACTGCCACCATGTTGGTGCTTGGCCTAGGCGGGGCAAGCTTTAATTTGGGACCGGTTCATCTCTCGGGGTTGGGACTGTCCGCCATCTTCGGTATAGTGCTCAACCTTATCCTGGTGCATAAAGACGCGGCCGAACTGGAAGAGAAACAGTAA
- a CDS encoding alpha-galactosidase: protein MKILYHENCQEFHLQNEGLSYVLAILPNGEVGLRYIGCPLDPDRTYGYLERYEGRGMGTHQEGLPFEFCLDWARREYPTSGRGDYRQSALDVSTPKGQPLFPELRYVSHEIQEGKPELLGLPVSYAEKSSDAMTLVLTCIDGAIGIEARLFYTIFGGFPIIARRVEIKNKGSQRVMLRRVMSCACDLDDSRWVWYQFSGAWARERQPFCTPLRPGIQAIGSTRGSSSAQHNPSCILARPETTEDHGEALGVLLLYSGNHSLEVEVGSHGDTRIVAGINPWNFSWTLVPEDRFATPEVLLAYTAGGLGELSRAFHGIIQNHVVRGFWKNRERPILINNWEATYFDFTEKKLLSLAQAARRLGIELFVLDDGWFGRRNDDRSSLGDWYPNPEKLPDGIEGLAQKIVDLGLRFGLWIEPEMVNPDSDLYRAHPDWVVGAPCTKRTLGRNQLVLDMGRPEVVEYLYGVIAQLLRRSSISYIKWDMNRHITEPLSAALPPERQGEFFHRYILGVYELYDRLTREFPQVLFESCSSGGNRFDGGLFAYAPQAWTSDDTDAVERLFIQWGTSYFYPPSTMGAHVSAVPNHQVGRITPLWSRAFVAFFGAFGYELDIEKLSEEEQEALARQVAFYKEWRGVFQFGRFYRLRGPFWTGPAANWMPGGAGGAFHLPDNEIAWMSVSADQRRAVVLYFQIRSSPNPPMTRLPLRGLDARRLYRLRVYPARRLAKEWGPEAAIRNNEGLRRGDELMQVGLLFGGDGWAGTGRGDYAAWLVTLEAE from the coding sequence ATGAAAATCCTATACCATGAGAATTGTCAGGAGTTTCACCTACAAAATGAAGGGCTGAGCTATGTGCTGGCCATTCTTCCTAATGGGGAAGTAGGGCTTCGGTATATAGGATGTCCCCTCGATCCAGACCGAACCTATGGGTATCTGGAACGATACGAAGGACGGGGGATGGGAACCCACCAGGAGGGGCTCCCTTTTGAGTTTTGCCTCGACTGGGCCCGTCGGGAGTATCCCACGAGCGGCCGGGGTGACTACCGGCAAAGCGCCCTCGATGTAAGTACCCCTAAAGGGCAACCCCTTTTCCCGGAGCTCCGGTATGTTTCCCATGAAATTCAGGAAGGAAAACCGGAGCTTTTGGGCCTTCCTGTAAGTTATGCAGAAAAATCCTCCGACGCCATGACCCTTGTCCTTACCTGTATCGACGGGGCAATAGGAATCGAGGCCCGGCTTTTTTATACTATTTTTGGGGGCTTCCCGATTATTGCTCGCCGGGTAGAAATAAAAAACAAGGGTTCCCAAAGAGTGATGTTGCGGCGGGTCATGTCCTGTGCCTGTGATCTGGATGATAGCCGGTGGGTGTGGTATCAATTTTCGGGCGCCTGGGCCCGGGAACGGCAACCGTTCTGTACCCCCCTGAGGCCGGGAATCCAAGCTATTGGCAGTACCCGGGGTTCTTCCAGTGCCCAGCATAATCCTTCTTGTATCCTTGCCCGACCGGAAACCACCGAGGATCACGGTGAAGCGCTGGGGGTGCTCCTCTTATATTCGGGAAATCATTCCCTTGAAGTTGAAGTAGGTTCCCACGGCGATACCCGGATTGTGGCGGGGATTAACCCCTGGAACTTTTCCTGGACCCTTGTGCCGGAAGACCGCTTTGCCACGCCGGAGGTTCTTCTGGCCTACACGGCGGGCGGCCTGGGCGAACTTTCCCGGGCTTTTCATGGGATAATTCAGAACCACGTGGTGCGGGGCTTCTGGAAGAATCGAGAGCGGCCGATTTTGATTAACAACTGGGAAGCCACCTATTTTGACTTTACAGAGAAAAAACTCCTTTCTCTCGCCCAGGCCGCCCGCCGCCTTGGTATCGAGCTTTTTGTGCTGGACGATGGCTGGTTTGGCCGACGCAACGATGACCGCTCTTCCCTGGGGGACTGGTATCCGAATCCAGAAAAACTTCCCGATGGCATAGAGGGCCTTGCCCAAAAAATAGTGGACCTCGGCCTTCGCTTTGGCCTCTGGATAGAGCCGGAGATGGTAAACCCCGATAGTGACCTGTATCGGGCTCATCCGGATTGGGTGGTGGGTGCTCCCTGTACAAAGCGAACCCTGGGGCGGAATCAACTGGTCCTTGATATGGGCCGGCCCGAAGTGGTGGAGTACCTCTATGGGGTGATAGCGCAGCTTCTTCGTCGTTCGTCGATTAGTTACATTAAATGGGATATGAACCGCCATATCACCGAACCCCTGTCGGCGGCCCTTCCTCCTGAACGGCAGGGAGAATTCTTTCATCGGTATATTTTGGGGGTGTACGAACTGTATGATCGGCTTACCCGGGAGTTTCCCCAGGTGCTTTTTGAATCCTGCTCGAGTGGGGGCAACCGTTTTGATGGGGGCCTCTTTGCCTATGCTCCTCAGGCCTGGACCAGCGATGATACGGACGCGGTAGAACGGCTCTTTATCCAGTGGGGAACCAGCTATTTCTATCCTCCTTCCACCATGGGGGCCCATGTTTCGGCGGTACCGAACCATCAGGTAGGGCGGATCACTCCTTTGTGGAGTCGGGCCTTTGTGGCCTTTTTTGGCGCCTTTGGCTATGAACTGGATATCGAAAAGCTTTCTGAGGAAGAACAAGAGGCGTTGGCCCGGCAGGTGGCTTTTTATAAAGAATGGCGGGGGGTGTTTCAATTTGGCCGTTTTTATCGACTCCGGGGACCCTTCTGGACCGGTCCGGCGGCGAACTGGATGCCGGGAGGCGCCGGCGGGGCCTTCCATCTTCCCGATAATGAAATAGCCTGGATGAGCGTCTCGGCGGATCAACGGCGGGCGGTGGTGTTGTATTTTCAAATCCGCTCAAGCCCTAATCCTCCTATGACACGGCTTCCCCTCCGGGGGCTGGATGCCCGGCGTCTCTATCGGCTACGGGTATATCCGGCACGGCGGCTTGCGAAAGAATGGGGCCCTGAAGCGGCCATCCGGAACAACGAAGGACTCCGTCGCGGGGATGAACTCATGCAGGTGGGGCTTCTTTTTGGGGGTGATGGCTGGGCGGGAACAGGTCGGGGGGATTATGCCGCCTGGCTTGTAACTCTGGAAGCAGAATAA
- a CDS encoding MFS transporter produces METSKKLVLLVLMALMLVVLNSDGQVMAPTLAIIEKEFGVTDATVGVMMGLFTVLGAVVSLLWGYFADKASRKLLFILSVLIGEIPCALTALAPSWPVFFVLRILTGIGMGAAFPLVFSILGDIFDERERPWASAILTVSFGLGNIVGGVLGGYVGSSGNWRLPFVLAALPNIPLVALFWFLVPEPKAAASEEATRALVEAGLVYPKRIRLSDYTGLFSIKTNLNLLIQGIAGTIPWGSFFFLQKFLNLNKGLSITDATNVYLVFGLGMVVGTIVGGIWGGAVFRKKDALLPFFCGITTFAGCALTLGVVLLPLPLWALILMGFSAAFFAAMTGPNMRTMLLDVNVPEHRGAVFSIFNLTDSLGTGFGRMVAGFISDLLGLMASLAISASFWVFCGAVLLGTVSIFPRDRASCKKTLERVAEEMKAQARS; encoded by the coding sequence ATGGAAACTTCAAAAAAGCTGGTTTTGTTAGTTCTTATGGCCCTGATGCTGGTGGTCCTGAATTCGGACGGCCAGGTCATGGCTCCTACCCTGGCGATTATCGAAAAAGAATTTGGGGTTACCGATGCCACCGTGGGAGTGATGATGGGCCTCTTTACGGTGTTGGGAGCGGTGGTCTCCCTGCTGTGGGGCTACTTTGCCGATAAGGCAAGTCGGAAGCTTCTTTTTATTCTCTCGGTATTAATCGGAGAAATACCCTGTGCGCTTACCGCCCTTGCACCTAGTTGGCCCGTTTTTTTTGTGCTTCGGATCCTCACAGGAATTGGCATGGGAGCAGCTTTCCCTTTGGTGTTTTCTATTTTAGGAGATATCTTTGATGAACGGGAACGCCCCTGGGCCTCGGCGATTCTGACCGTTTCCTTTGGGTTGGGGAACATTGTTGGTGGTGTGTTGGGGGGCTATGTAGGATCCAGTGGTAACTGGCGCCTTCCCTTTGTACTGGCAGCCCTGCCGAACATTCCCCTGGTAGCCCTATTCTGGTTTCTGGTACCGGAGCCTAAGGCAGCGGCCAGTGAAGAAGCCACGAGGGCCCTTGTGGAAGCGGGCCTGGTGTATCCCAAACGGATCCGGCTTTCCGATTATACGGGGCTTTTTTCTATCAAAACAAACCTCAACCTGTTAATTCAGGGAATCGCAGGAACCATTCCCTGGGGTTCCTTTTTCTTTCTGCAGAAATTTCTTAACCTTAATAAGGGGCTTTCCATCACCGATGCTACCAACGTGTACCTGGTTTTTGGTCTGGGCATGGTGGTGGGAACCATCGTGGGGGGTATTTGGGGAGGAGCGGTTTTTAGAAAGAAGGATGCCCTCTTGCCCTTTTTCTGCGGGATTACCACCTTTGCTGGCTGTGCCCTGACGTTGGGGGTGGTGCTGTTGCCCCTGCCCTTGTGGGCTCTTATTCTCATGGGGTTTTCGGCGGCCTTTTTTGCAGCCATGACCGGTCCCAACATGCGGACCATGCTCCTGGACGTGAATGTGCCGGAACATCGGGGAGCGGTCTTTTCTATTTTCAACTTAACCGATAGCCTCGGGACCGGCTTTGGGCGCATGGTGGCAGGATTTATTTCAGATCTTTTAGGTCTTATGGCGAGTCTTGCCATTTCCGCATCCTTTTGGGTATTCTGTGGAGCAGTCCTTTTGGGGACCGTTTCTATTTTCCCCCGGGATCGCGCTTCCTGTAAGAAAACCCTTGAACGGGTTGCGGAGGAGATGAAAGCCCAGGCCCGCTCGTGA
- a CDS encoding aldo/keto reductase, with protein sequence MQYRGFPKIPNKSISVLGLGMMRLPVVGGEGSKIDEDAAEQVFLTAVEGGINYIDTAYPYHGGHSEGFTGKVIQKHKRRDSLYLATKSPIWLVQEARDWDRYLNEQLERLRTDHVDFYLFHAMNQERWEKLLRLGGLEWAERARREGRIRHIGFSFHDRYEVFKTIVDGYEGWEFCQIQLNYLDTEYQAGLAGLHYAAQRNIGVIIMEGLRGGALARLPAEAAACFERTGQSRSAVEWGFRFLFDMPEVVTVLSGMGTVEQVKENCRVAEEARPLILSEEEKKAYAAAAQAIRARMPVPCTSCGYCRPCPQNVAINEIFGIYNSAVAFEQPGEALWYKKAYVDAGTGADACVACGACLPKCPQGIDIITQLQNAHQYLMKALTGDKG encoded by the coding sequence ATGCAGTATCGCGGGTTTCCAAAAATACCGAATAAATCTATTTCGGTGCTTGGCCTTGGTATGATGCGGCTCCCCGTGGTGGGAGGAGAAGGCAGCAAAATAGATGAAGATGCCGCAGAGCAGGTGTTTCTTACTGCGGTGGAAGGGGGGATCAATTACATTGATACGGCCTATCCCTACCATGGGGGGCACAGCGAAGGTTTTACGGGAAAGGTAATTCAAAAGCACAAGCGCCGGGATTCCCTGTATCTTGCCACCAAAAGTCCCATCTGGCTTGTGCAAGAGGCCCGGGATTGGGACCGTTATTTGAATGAGCAGCTTGAGCGGCTCAGGACGGACCATGTGGATTTCTATCTTTTCCATGCGATGAACCAGGAGCGCTGGGAAAAACTGCTGCGTCTTGGAGGCCTTGAATGGGCGGAACGGGCCCGGCGAGAGGGGCGGATCCGGCATATCGGTTTTTCGTTTCATGACCGATATGAGGTTTTTAAAACCATCGTGGATGGGTATGAGGGCTGGGAGTTCTGTCAAATCCAGTTAAATTACCTGGATACGGAGTACCAGGCCGGGCTTGCGGGGCTCCATTATGCGGCGCAACGGAATATTGGGGTAATCATTATGGAAGGGCTCCGGGGCGGTGCTCTGGCCCGGCTTCCTGCGGAGGCCGCCGCTTGTTTTGAGAGAACCGGCCAATCCCGGTCGGCGGTGGAGTGGGGGTTCCGTTTCTTGTTCGACATGCCTGAGGTCGTAACGGTTCTTTCGGGGATGGGAACGGTAGAGCAGGTAAAAGAAAACTGTCGTGTTGCGGAGGAGGCTCGTCCCCTCATCCTTTCAGAGGAAGAGAAAAAAGCCTACGCCGCTGCGGCCCAGGCAATTCGAGCCCGGATGCCTGTCCCCTGTACTTCCTGTGGGTACTGCCGTCCCTGTCCGCAGAATGTGGCAATTAATGAAATTTTTGGTATCTATAATTCGGCGGTCGCCTTTGAGCAGCCAGGGGAAGCCTTATGGTATAAGAAGGCCTATGTGGATGCGGGTACCGGTGCCGATGCCTGCGTCGCCTGTGGTGCCTGTCTTCCCAAATGTCCCCAGGGCATTGATATTATTACCCAGCTTCAGAATGCCCATCAGTACCTTATGAAGGCCCTTACAGGAGACAAGGGATAG
- a CDS encoding IS256 family transposase, translated as MAITKEVLDELLKEYRGPEDITGPDGLLKQLTKALIERAMEAELSEHVGYEKHDQSEKQTENRRNGKTKKTLRTDQGPLEIAIPRDREGTFEPAIIPKHQREFKGFDDKILSMYARGMTTREISGHLKEIYGVEVSPELISRATDSVKELLDSWRNRNLDPLYPIVFLDALMLNVRDDGKVAKKALYVALGINLEGKKELLGLWIDQAEGAAFWLRVLNELKNRGVQDILIAAVDGLSGFPEAIRTVFPKTEIQLCIVHMVRNSLKFVPYKDRKAVAADLKKVYTAASEEAALEELQQFAERWNTKYPLISRTWNNRWPELVPFFKYPEPIRKAIYTTNAIESLNFSIRKITRNRLSFPTTEAAMKLVFMALQNISKKWTMPIRDWGMAMHQCSIFYGDRVSL; from the coding sequence ATGGCCATTACGAAAGAAGTGTTGGATGAACTCTTAAAGGAGTATCGGGGACCGGAGGATATTACCGGTCCGGATGGATTGTTAAAGCAGCTTACCAAGGCGCTGATTGAGCGGGCAATGGAAGCCGAGCTCTCCGAGCATGTGGGCTATGAAAAGCATGATCAGAGTGAGAAGCAGACCGAGAACCGGCGCAATGGTAAAACTAAAAAGACGCTACGGACCGATCAGGGCCCGCTTGAGATCGCGATTCCCCGAGACCGGGAAGGAACCTTTGAACCAGCCATCATCCCGAAACACCAAAGGGAGTTTAAAGGGTTTGATGACAAGATCCTGTCCATGTATGCCCGAGGAATGACAACCCGAGAAATAAGCGGCCACCTTAAAGAGATCTACGGAGTCGAGGTATCTCCGGAACTCATAAGCCGTGCAACCGATTCAGTAAAGGAACTCCTAGATAGCTGGCGGAACAGGAATCTTGATCCGCTGTATCCAATCGTGTTTCTTGATGCCCTTATGCTCAATGTGCGGGATGACGGCAAAGTGGCTAAAAAAGCCCTGTATGTTGCGTTAGGAATCAATCTAGAGGGCAAAAAGGAACTCCTGGGACTCTGGATTGACCAGGCAGAAGGGGCGGCCTTCTGGCTCCGGGTCTTAAATGAGCTTAAAAACCGGGGTGTCCAGGATATTTTGATTGCAGCCGTTGATGGGCTCAGCGGGTTTCCTGAAGCAATCAGGACAGTGTTTCCCAAGACAGAAATCCAACTCTGTATTGTGCACATGGTCCGCAATTCCCTTAAGTTTGTCCCCTACAAGGACCGGAAGGCGGTGGCTGCGGATCTGAAGAAGGTGTACACCGCAGCCAGTGAAGAAGCGGCTCTGGAAGAACTCCAGCAGTTTGCGGAGCGCTGGAATACCAAGTACCCCCTGATCTCCCGGACCTGGAACAACCGCTGGCCAGAGCTCGTTCCCTTTTTCAAGTACCCTGAACCAATCCGCAAAGCAATCTATACAACCAATGCCATAGAGTCACTCAATTTCTCAATCCGGAAAATCACAAGAAACCGCTTAAGCTTTCCCACGACGGAGGCAGCGATGAAGCTTGTCTTCATGGCACTACAAAATATATCTAAAAAATGGACCATGCCTATCCGAGACTGGGGTATGGCAATGCATCAATGTAGTATCTTTTACGGTGATCGGGTATCACTATGA
- the fabG gene encoding 3-oxoacyl-ACP reductase FabG produces MKAVVTGGSRGIGRAIVEELVQNGYHVTFTYNSREKEAHELVEILGADKVCAVKCAITNEDDINHLYEIVCGNEEGSIDLLVNNAGLTKDNFFALMDIDSFKTVVDTNLLGTVQVTKRFIKKMVSQKSGVIINISSVGGILGPEGQTNYAASKAGLIALTKSLAREMGRYNIRVLAVAPGYVKTDMYAKIPNHIKSKQLEAVALKRPAEPSEIAAVVGFLASPKASYMTGVTVVVDGGLS; encoded by the coding sequence ATGAAAGCGGTGGTGACTGGTGGTAGTAGAGGTATTGGAAGGGCTATTGTAGAAGAACTGGTACAGAATGGATATCACGTGACTTTTACTTATAATTCCCGAGAAAAAGAGGCTCATGAATTAGTTGAGATTTTAGGAGCCGATAAAGTTTGTGCTGTCAAGTGTGCTATCACAAATGAAGATGATATAAACCATCTGTATGAAATAGTATGTGGTAATGAAGAAGGTTCTATAGATCTGCTAGTTAATAATGCTGGTTTAACAAAGGATAATTTTTTTGCTCTCATGGATATAGACTCATTTAAGACAGTAGTAGATACCAACCTACTTGGCACTGTTCAAGTAACCAAACGCTTTATAAAAAAAATGGTTTCTCAGAAATCTGGTGTTATTATCAATATTTCATCCGTTGGAGGTATACTTGGACCGGAAGGACAAACAAATTACGCTGCAAGCAAAGCGGGATTAATTGCATTAACCAAATCTCTCGCGAGGGAAATGGGGAGATATAATATTCGGGTTCTTGCTGTTGCACCAGGATATGTAAAAACTGATATGTATGCAAAAATTCCAAACCATATAAAGTCAAAACAACTTGAAGCAGTGGCTTTGAAAAGACCCGCTGAGCCTTCGGAAATTGCTGCGGTTGTAGGATTCCTTGCAAGCCCGAAAGCATCATATATGACAGGTGTAACAGTAGTGGTTGATGGAGGACTTTCATGA